Part of the Streptomyces sp. NBC_01460 genome, CGTAGGCGAGCCGGGACAACGAGAGGGCCCGGGTGTAGTCGCGTTCCTCGGGCAGCACTTCGGGGATCGTGGCCTGGAAGGCCGGGGTGAACACCGCGGACGCCGCCTGCAGGAGGAGGATCAGGACGTAGATCTGCCACACCTGGGTGACGAACGGCAGGGCGAGCGCGACACCGGCCCGGGTGACGTCCGCCGCCACCAGCAGCGTGCGGCGCGGCACGCGGTCGGCGAAGGCACCCGCCAGGGGGGCGACGCCCACGTAGGCGACCATCTTGATCGCCAGGGCGGTCCCCAGGACGGCCGAGGCGCCACGGCCCGCGATGTCGTAGGCGAGCAGGCTCAGCGCGACGGTGGCAAGTCCGGTGCCCACCAGGGCGACGACCTGTGCGGTGAACAGGTGGCGGTAGGTGCGGTTGCGCATCACGGAGAGCATCGGCCCCGTCCCTGATCGACGTGAGGAGACCATGCCATTAGACAACATGTGCACACCTGCGCACATGTTGTCTTCAGGCCACCGCCGCCCCCTCAGGGTGAAGTCCGGTCAGTCGTGGGGCGGCAGAGCCCTGATCTGGTGGTCGGCGACGCTCAACGCCTCGTCGACCAGGCGGCGCAGATGGCCGTGGCGCAGGGAGTAGACGACCCTGCGACCGTCCTTGCGGGTCGCGACCAGGCCGGCGAGACGCAGCTTGGCCAGGTGCTGGCTGACGGAGGTCCGGGCGGCACCGCACGCCTCGGTCAGCGTGGTCACATCGGCCTCGCCCTGCCCGAGCCGCTGCAGCAGGGCCAGGCGCGTACGGTCCGCGAGCAGGGCCAGGACCGACGCGGCGACGTCCAGCCGCTCCCCCGCCTTCTCCTCCTGCAGATGAATCGCACCTGCTGAACCCGCGCGTGAAGCCATGCGCCCATCGTAGAGGTGGGTCCGGGAGCGACGTCCCCGTGCGCGCGTCCCGGCACCGGCCCCCGCGGAGAGACCGGGCCTGCGGCGGCGTAGTGTGGCGCGCCCCGCAGCACGCCGGCTCGACGGCCGGCTGCCGAAGCCGACCAGACCGCGGAGCACCCGTGAACGCCACGTCGATTCGCCTGATCGACCCCTCCGACGGTCCCGCGCTCTCCGGCCTGCTCGCCCGGGACGCACAGGCGTACGCGCGCTGGCTGCCCGCCCGGCCCGCGGACTTCTACACGCCGGAGGGGCAGGCCTCGGTCGTCGACTCCCTGCTGGCCTCGCACACCAGGGGACTCGCATGGCCCGGCGTCATGGTCTCCGGCGAGACCGTGATCGGCCAGATCAGCATCAGCTCGATCCTGCGCGGCCCGTTCCAGAAGGGGTACCTCGGCTACTGGGTCTCCTCCCTCCACCAGGGCCGCGGACACACGAGCCGTGCCGTCGGCCTCGCGCTGCGGATCGCCGAGGACGAGCTGGATCTCCACCGGCTGGAAGCACACACCCGGCTGGACAACGTCGCGTCCCAGGCGGTCCTCCGCAAGCACGGATTCCGTTCCTGGGGCATCGCCCACGACCACTTCCACGCCGACGGCGCCTGGCACGACGAGGTGTTCTGGGAGAGGAGACTGGCCGGCGGGTCCGTCTCCTGAAGACGTCGACCACACGTCACACCCCCGAAGGGCCGGGACGACTACGGCGTGCCCGGGAGCCGGACGGTGACGAGGAGGCCGCCGGCGGGGCGGGGGACGAGGTCGAGGGTCCCGTCATGGGCGCGGACGATGCGGTGCACCGGGGCCGACGCCCTCTGGGTGGGGGTTCGTGTCCCCATCGCGGGCGGAGGGGCGTTGCGGTGGCGTATGCGGTTCTCGATACGCGCGCGATACGTTCCGGAGACCGGCCGGCCCGGGGTTACGGCCCGTCCCCGTGACCGGGCCGCTTTCAGCGCCTGAACACCCAGCTCGGCGTCCAGGTCCCGGCGGCGTCATGGCCGGCCGTCGCGTCGGCGAGGTGGGAGCGGAGCGTGGCCAGCGCCGGGTGGGGGTTGTCGCGGTGCCACAGGAGCGAGTGCGGATAGACGGGCGTCGGGCCGGTCACCGGGATGCGGCGCAGCCCGTGGCCGGAGGGCCAGACCAGGCGGGTGTGCCCGCCCATGAAGGTGGCCAGGGCCGGTGTGTCGGCCACGGTGTCGAGGAGCGCGTCGGACCCGAAGTTGGGGCCGGTCGCCTCGATGGTGAGACCGAACGCGGCGACGAGGTCGTCGTAGTAGGCGGCCCACTCCGTGCCGGGCACGATGCCGGGCATCCAGATCCGGTGCCCGGCGAGCTGCGCGACGGTCACCGACCGGGCGCCCGCGAGCGCGTGGGCGGGGCCGGTGAGGAGCTGGAGCTCCTCGTCGAGCACCCGGACGGACTGGATGTCGTCGGGGAGCGGCCGGCCGGGCGCGGCGACGGCGCGGAAGGTCGCGTCGATCTCCCCGGACCGGATCGCGGCGACGGCCGTCTCGATGTCGTGCAGCATCACCACGTCGAGCTCGATCTCGGGGTGTGCGCGGTGGAATCCGCGCATCAGGCCCGAGGCCGCGACGCGCGAGGCGATGATGTCGACGCGCAGCGGCCGGCGGCCGGTGCGCACGGACGTGGCCGCCCGCTCGGCGACGCGCAGCAGCTCGCGCGCGTGCGGCAGGAACGCCTGCCCGTCGATGGTGAGCTCGGCACCGCGCGGAGTGCGGGTGAAGAGCCGCACCCCGAGGGTGCGTTCCAGGGCGGCGATGCGCTTGGAGACGGCCTGCTGGGTGACCGCGAGCTCGGCGGCGGCCTCCTGGAACTGCCCCGCGTCGGCGGCGGTGACGAAGGTCCGGACGGTGTCGAGGTCCATGCCGACACCCTACGGACACAACCGTTGGTTGTGCCGGACGCCCAGGTGGTTGTTTGATCCCCTGGTACGGCACTCGCTTTGATGCTCCCGATGGCGGAACGGTTGTACGGGTGAGAGGCGTCGGGCATGGGCAACGGGCACCGGCTGGGGCGGCCGTTCGGGTGGCTCTGGGCAGCGTACGGGACCAGTGCGCTCGGTACCTGGCTCGCCTTCGGCGCCTTCCCCCTGATCGCCGTCCAGGTGCTGCACTCAGGACCGGCCGAGGTCGCCGCGCTCTCCTCGGTGGGGGCCGCGGTGGGCGCGGTGGTGGCGGTGCCGCTCGGCCCGTGGGTCGAGTTCAGGCGCAAGCGGCCCGTGCTGATCTCGATGGACCTGGTGCGGTTCGCGGCGCTGCTGACGGTTCCCGCCGCGTTCGCGCTCGGCGTCCTCACCTTCCTCCAGCTCCTGCTGGTCTCCGCCGTCGTCGCGGCGGCCGACATCACCTTCCGCGCCGCGTCGGGCGCCTACGTGAAGACGCTGCTGCCCGCCGAGGACCTGCTCGTGGCCAACGCCCGGTTCGAGTCCACGTCCTGGACCACCACGATCGTCGGACCGCCGCTGGGTGGCATGGCGATCGGGCTCCTCGGCCCGGTGGCGACGGTGGTGGCCGACGCGGTCAGCTGTCTGCTCTCGGCCCTGGGCATCCGCGCGACGGGCGGGAGCGAGCCGCCGCCGGAACGCCGGGAGGCCGTCCGCATGCGGGCGGGAGACCTCCTCGACGGCTGGCGGTACATCCTCGGCGACGCGGCACTGCGTCCGCTGTTCTTCAACACCGCCCTGTTCAACGGCCTGGTGATGGCCACCTCGCCGCTGCTCGCCGTCCTGATGCTCGGCCGGCTCGGCTTCGCCCCGTGGGAGTACGGCCTCGCCTTCGCCGCGCCCTCGGTCGGCGGGCTGCTCGGCGCGCGGCTGGCCCGGCCGCTCGTCGCCCGGTTCGGAGAGCACCGGGTCCTCGTCACAGCCGGGGCCCTGCGCGCGGTCTGGCCCGTCGGCCTGGCGTTCGTGGGGCCGGGGACCGGAGGGCTGGTGCTCGTCATCGGCGTCGAGTCCGGGCTCATCCTCTGCTGCGGGATCTTCAACCCGGTCCAGGCCACCTGCCGGCTCCGGCGCACCGCGACCGACCGGGTCACCCGCACGCTGTCCGCGTGGGCGGTGACGACCAAGGCCGGCACGGCTCTCCTGACAGCCGTGTGGGGTGTGCTGGGCGGCCTGCTCGGCCCGCGTACCGCCATCGGCCTGGCCGGCGTGCTCCTGCTCGCGACCCCGCTGCTGCTCCCCCGCCGGGCAGCCGTGCCGCTCTCGGAGCCTGACCCGGCGCGGAGCCGTGTCTGACGGTGTTCCAGGGCGGCCACGACTGCCCGGAGGGGACGCCTCACCGCTGCGGGCGGCCGATGGTCACGGCACCGCGGAAGCGGTCGTCCGAGAGGGTGGACATCTCGTCGAGCGAGGCGTCGGGGACGGGCAGCAGATGGGCGTCGACCCAGGTGTCCCCCGCCGCCGCGTTGGCCCACGGGTCCTCGATCACCAGGGCGCCGGGGACGGCGCCGTGGCAGAGCACCCAGTGCGGCACGTCGAACCCCTGCATCCCGGCGAGCGAGACCAGGAGCAGCACGTGCTCCTCCCTGCCGATCGCGCCGCGGATCGCGGCCAGGGAGAGGTGATCCGCGTCGACCGGGACACCGATCCGTCCGGCGTCCTCACGCGACGCGCGCTGGAGCAGGGCGCGCCACTCCTGCTCGCTCTCCGGGTAGTGGTCGAGCAGGACGGGGCGGTCCACGTCGAGGTGGACCGTTACGGGGGACGACGGCCACGCCCGCTGTACGGCGAGGCCCAGCCGGACGGGCTCGCACGCGGGGAAGTTGGTCGCGTCGCGCCACAGCGTCAGCTCCGCGCCGCGGTCGAACTCCTCCCGTTCCAGGGCCCCCGCGTGCGCCTGGGCGACCAGCGCGGTGACGGCGCCGCACGTGAAGTGCGTGCTCTGCCGGTAGTACGGGGGCTCGCTCACCTCGCCGTCGCTCAGCCAGCGGACGTATCCGGTGGTGGGCCCGTCCGCGCCCTCCACCTGAGCGAGCGGCGGGCGCAACGCGGTGAAGCCGGCGGCAGCGGCGTCCCCGGGGACGGCCGTCCACCCTTCCCACTTGACCTGCGCGAGCCCTTGGCCGTGTGCGTGGGCGACGACGGCTCCGACGGCCGCGGGCACGTCGCCGACGGCATCGACGATCTTCAGGTAGGCCGTGCGGGGGCGCGCCGTCACGAGCGCGGCAGCGGTCCATCCGTCGCCGTCGTCCGCGGGGACGGCCACGATGTGGGGGGCGTGGGCGGAGCGGTCCACCGCGCGCCAGCGCTCCGCCACCTCGCGGTGACCGAGCCGCCCCAGCCGGTCCGGCGGGGCGTCGGACTCGTACGGGACGACAATGCTTCTCACGGGTGTTCCCTGGTCGAGGGGCATTCCGGCGCTCCTTGCGGATCGGAGGGGACGTGGGGCGGAACCGGTGCGCTGCCGTCCGTCATGCGCGGGACTTCCGGAGCACCCACACGAAGTACGGACCGCCGACCAGGGCGATCATCAGGCCCGCCGGTACCTGGGCGGGGGCGACGAGTGTGCGGCCGAGGGCGTCGGCCACGCAGACCAGCAGGGCGCCGAGCAGCATCGCGACCGGGATCGCGCGGCCGTGCCGGGCGCCCACCAGCGAGCGGGCGAGGTGCGGGGCGACGAGCCCCACGAAGCCGACGACACCGACGGCGACCACGCTGAGCGCCGCCAGGACCGCGGCGATCGACAGGGCGACGAAGCGCGTGCCCGCCGGCCGGACGCCGACGATGCGCGGGGTGTCCTCGTCGACGGCGAGCAGGTCGAGCCGGCCGCGCATGGCGAGCAGTACGGGGAGAGCCAGTGCCAGGGCCACCGCGACCGGCACCACGTCGGGCATCGTGCGCCCGTAGGTCGTGCCGGAGAGCCACGTGAAGATGCGGGGCGTGTGGTACGGGTCGGCGCGCAGCAGGAGGAAGGTGGTGATCGAGCTGAGGCCGTAACCGCAGCCGATGCCGATCAGGACGAACCGGTCGGGCAGGAATCCGCCGCGCCAGGA contains:
- a CDS encoding ArsR/SmtB family transcription factor, translated to MASRAGSAGAIHLQEEKAGERLDVAASVLALLADRTRLALLQRLGQGEADVTTLTEACGAARTSVSQHLAKLRLAGLVATRKDGRRVVYSLRHGHLRRLVDEALSVADHQIRALPPHD
- a CDS encoding GNAT family N-acetyltransferase, which gives rise to MNATSIRLIDPSDGPALSGLLARDAQAYARWLPARPADFYTPEGQASVVDSLLASHTRGLAWPGVMVSGETVIGQISISSILRGPFQKGYLGYWVSSLHQGRGHTSRAVGLALRIAEDELDLHRLEAHTRLDNVASQAVLRKHGFRSWGIAHDHFHADGAWHDEVFWERRLAGGSVS
- a CDS encoding LysR family transcriptional regulator, which codes for MDLDTVRTFVTAADAGQFQEAAAELAVTQQAVSKRIAALERTLGVRLFTRTPRGAELTIDGQAFLPHARELLRVAERAATSVRTGRRPLRVDIIASRVAASGLMRGFHRAHPEIELDVVMLHDIETAVAAIRSGEIDATFRAVAAPGRPLPDDIQSVRVLDEELQLLTGPAHALAGARSVTVAQLAGHRIWMPGIVPGTEWAAYYDDLVAAFGLTIEATGPNFGSDALLDTVADTPALATFMGGHTRLVWPSGHGLRRIPVTGPTPVYPHSLLWHRDNPHPALATLRSHLADATAGHDAAGTWTPSWVFRR
- a CDS encoding MFS transporter gives rise to the protein MGNGHRLGRPFGWLWAAYGTSALGTWLAFGAFPLIAVQVLHSGPAEVAALSSVGAAVGAVVAVPLGPWVEFRRKRPVLISMDLVRFAALLTVPAAFALGVLTFLQLLLVSAVVAAADITFRAASGAYVKTLLPAEDLLVANARFESTSWTTTIVGPPLGGMAIGLLGPVATVVADAVSCLLSALGIRATGGSEPPPERREAVRMRAGDLLDGWRYILGDAALRPLFFNTALFNGLVMATSPLLAVLMLGRLGFAPWEYGLAFAAPSVGGLLGARLARPLVARFGEHRVLVTAGALRAVWPVGLAFVGPGTGGLVLVIGVESGLILCCGIFNPVQATCRLRRTATDRVTRTLSAWAVTTKAGTALLTAVWGVLGGLLGPRTAIGLAGVLLLATPLLLPRRAAVPLSEPDPARSRV
- a CDS encoding peptidase C39 family protein, with amino-acid sequence MPLDQGTPVRSIVVPYESDAPPDRLGRLGHREVAERWRAVDRSAHAPHIVAVPADDGDGWTAAALVTARPRTAYLKIVDAVGDVPAAVGAVVAHAHGQGLAQVKWEGWTAVPGDAAAAGFTALRPPLAQVEGADGPTTGYVRWLSDGEVSEPPYYRQSTHFTCGAVTALVAQAHAGALEREEFDRGAELTLWRDATNFPACEPVRLGLAVQRAWPSSPVTVHLDVDRPVLLDHYPESEQEWRALLQRASREDAGRIGVPVDADHLSLAAIRGAIGREEHVLLLVSLAGMQGFDVPHWVLCHGAVPGALVIEDPWANAAAGDTWVDAHLLPVPDASLDEMSTLSDDRFRGAVTIGRPQR